One Panicum virgatum strain AP13 chromosome 3N, P.virgatum_v5, whole genome shotgun sequence DNA segment encodes these proteins:
- the LOC120667870 gene encoding proteasome subunit alpha type-7-A-like: MSPPPIHDASSPDLATRDADSPPHLASKEFRLYDRAITVFSPDGHLFQVEYALEAVRKGNTAVGVRGTDTVVLSVLIHHARVECQNHRLTVDDPITVQYITRYIAGLQQKYTQSGAVRPFSLSTLIVGFDPYTDKPALYQTDPSGTFSIWKANATGRNSNSMREFLEKNYKETSG, translated from the exons ATGTCGCCTCCCCCGATCCACGACGCCTCCTCCCCCGACCTGGCAACCCGCGACGCCGACTCACCACCG CACCTTGCTAGCAAGGAATTTCGTCTATATGACCGCGCGATCACCGTCTTCTCCCCCGACGGCCACCTCTTCCAGGTCGAGTACGCCCTCGAGGCCGTCCGCAAGGGTAACACCGCCGTCGGCGTCCGCGGCACCGACACCGTCGTCCTCA GCGTGCTCATCCACCATGCGCGGGTCGAGTGCCAGAACCACCGACTCACCGTCGATGACCCGATCACCGTCCAATACATCACCCGCTACATCGCCGGCCTGCAGCAGAAGTACACACAGAGTGGTGCAGTCCGCCCCTTCAGCCTCTCCACCCTCATTGTCGGCTTTGACCCCTACACCGACAAGCCGGCCCTGTACCAGACCGACCCATCCGGTACCTTTTCTATCTGGAAGGCCAACGCCACGGGGAGGAACTCCAACTCCATGAGAGAATTCCTCGAGAAGAACTACAAGGAGACCTCTGGCTAG
- the LOC120663338 gene encoding uncharacterized protein LOC120663338 has protein sequence MPPKRKSPAVGSPRKTRSMAAAGKRGAEAAPAKAVPARKKEEEAAVAEQKGRKRAKKDEAVTAAAEPKGRKRGKKVAEEAAPAPAEEDGGDAAAEGKRVIVEAW, from the coding sequence ATGCCTCCCAAACGCAAGTCCCCGGCGGTGGGTTCCCCGCGGAAGACGCGGAGCATGGCGGCCGCTGGGAAGCGGGGCGCGGAGGCTGCTCCGGCGAAGGCGGTGCCGGccaggaagaaggaagaggaggcaGCGGTTGCCGAGCAGAAGGGGAGGAAGAGGGCCAAGAAGGACGAGGCGGTGACGGCGGCCGCCGAGCCGAAGGGGAGGAAGAGGGGCAAGAAGGtggcagaggaggcggcgccggcgccggcggaggaggatggAGGCGATGCGGCGGCGGAAGGGAAGCGCGTCATCGTCGAGGCCTGGTGA
- the LOC120667871 gene encoding putative cyclin-dependent kinase F-2 — translation MYAVAPAKSTATAEEVGSAGAELVAARETSAVGDRLAAVCDMIEELRDAGTPIIARRAAAISAMIDDVAATAAEGRPRTGRRKRLMGSACRYEEVCRLGEGGFGVVAKARHRATGQVVAVKSLIKSSDDDDQDDGVCDLLREACFMAACQGEPSHVGLHGVARAPGTRDYSLVMDFVGPTTLCDVMGRDGPFPEANVRRMMRQLLAGAEAMHRHGIVHRDIKPLNILVGDGGALKICNFGGAKYVGEQDPPYQVIGTIAYMAPEALLENPDHDTLVDSWSLGCVMADLIADDLLFPGVEDDDMKGQLCRIFEVLGLPGKRAWQSLKPSPELADEVQRWRARQRRVGHRNRLRGLFPEELLSKGGFEVLQGLLTCDPKKRLTAAAALRCRWFTDNVDDDPVFIPAAAPAVSKAGAAMATTVWSHVVACVGRALGLLRPKALLNLIM, via the coding sequence ATGTACGCCGTTGCGCCCGCtaagtccaccgccaccgcggaaGAAGTCGGCTCCGCCGGTGCCGAGCTTGTCGCCGCGAGGGAGACGAGCGCCGTCGGCGACCGGCTCGCGGCCGTCTGCGACATGATCGAGGAGCTTCGCGACGCGGGGACACCCATCATCGCCAGGCGCGCTGCCGCCATCTCCGCCATGATCGACGACGTCGCCGCGACGGCCGCCGAGGGGAGGCCGAGGACCGGTCGGCGGAAGCGGCTCATGGGCAGCGCCTGCCGGTACGAGGAGGTCTGCCGGCTCGGCGAGGGCGGCTTCGGCGTCGTCGCAAAggcgcgccaccgcgccacgGGCCAGGTCGTCGCCGTGAAGTCTCTAATAAagagcagcgacgacgacgaccaagACGACGGCGTCTGCGACCTCCTGCGGGAGGCCTGCTTCATGGCGGCCTGCCAGGGCGAGCCCTCGCACGTCGGCCTCCACGGCGTGGCGCGCGCGCCGGGCACGAGGGACTACTCCCTCGTCATGGACTTCGTCGGGCCGACGACCCTCTGCGACGTCATGGGGCGGGACGGGCCGTTCCCGGAGGCCAACGTGCGCCGCATGATGCGGCagctgctcgccggcgccgaaGCGATGCACAGGCACGGGATCGTGCACCGGGACATCAAGCCCCTGAACAtcctcgtcggcgacggcggcgccctgAAGATCTGCAATTTCGGGGGAGCCAAGTACGTGGGCGAGCAGGACCCACCGTACCAGGTGATCGGGACGATAGCTTACATGGCGCCGGAGGCGTTGCTGGAGAACCCGGACCACGACACGCTCGTGGACTCGTGGTCACTCGGCTGCGTCATGGCGGACCTCATCGCCGATGACTTGCTGTTCCCAGGGGTAGAGGACGACGACATGAAGGGCCAGCTCTGCCGGATCTTCGAAGTGCTCGGCCTGCCGGGCAAGAGGGCGTGGCAGTCACTGAAGCCCAGCCCGGAGCTGGCCGACGAGGTGCAGCGGTGGAGGGCGCGGCAGCGACGGGTGGGGCACCGCAACAGGCTCCGCGGCCTGTTCCCGGAGGAGCTTCTTTCCAAGGGCGGATTCGAGGTGCTCCAAGGGCTCCTGACCTGTGATCCCAAGAAGCGACTGACTGCGGCGGCCGCACTCCGGTGCCGGTGGTTCACCGACAACGTTGACGATGATCCTGTCTTCatccctgctgctgctcccgctgTTTCGAAGGCCGGCGCTGCCATGGCCACGACGGTGTGGTCGCATGTCGTGGCATGTGTCGGACGGGCGCTAGGATTGCTTAGGCCGAAGGCTCTGTTGAACTTGATCATGTAA